TTTCTGACAGGACTAAAAAACTACGCTGAAAAATAAAATGGCTTACGATGAACATTTAGCAAATCGAGTAAGAGAAAAATTTGTCGAGCTACCCAACGTTGAAGAAAAAGAAATGATGGGTGGCTTGACATTTATGTATAATAACAAAATGTGTGTAGGCATTATCAAAGACGAATTGATGTGCCGAATTGACCCAACATTACACGAAACAGTAATTGAAAAAATTGGTTGCCGAACAATGGACTTTACCAAACGACCAATGAAAGGTTATATTATGATAGACGAAAACGGAATGAAATCAAAAGCCGACTTTGACTATTGGATTAACCTTGCCCTTGACTTTAATAGCAAAGCAAAATCAAGCAAGAAACCCAAGAAGCCCAGCCACTAACAGCGGTTTGGCAAAAGTGGCAGTTCAGTGCTTCGTATGACAATTTTTCGTATATTTAAGTGCAGTTGTTCGTATGAAGGTTTGTGGTAAAAATCGCCAACTTCTTGTAGCTGCAAACCGTTAGCGGAAATGCCCCCACGACTAAACCAAAGCCAATTTAAATAGCATCATAATATGAAAAAACTAATAACTCTCTTAATTATTGCTCTTTTGGGGGTTAATTGCTTCGCTCAAGACCAACACCTCATCGACTCCTTATCAACCCTTTTAAAAACAGCAAAGGAAGATACTATCAAGGCAAATATTTTATATTCTCTATCTACAACCTATATTGGAATTAATCCTGATAGGGCAACGGAACTTGCAAATCAGTGTCTTACTTTATCTGAGCACATTGATTTTAAAAGAGGAATAGGCAATGCATATAGCGTTATAGGATGTACACATGATGTAAAAGGAAATTATTTACCCGCTTTGGAATTTAATAAAAAGTCATTAAAGGTAAGAGAGGAAATTAGAGATAAAAAAGGCATTGCAGGTTCAATCAATAACATCGGATTGATTTACTACTCCCTAGGCAATTATCCCGAAGCATTGAAGAATTATTTTTCTGCTTTAAAAATGAATGAGGAATTAGGAAATAAAAAATGGCAAGCCATTAATCTTAGTAACATCGGGAATATTTATATTAAACAAGGCAATTATCCCGAAGCATTGAAGAATCATTTTGCTGCTATAAAAATTTATGTAGAAATCGGGAATAAATTGGATCTGGCTGACTCTTACAATAACGTTGGATTGATTTACGGTAAACAAAGCAATTATGCCGAAGCATTGAAAAATCTTTTTGCTTCTTTAAAAATCAATGAAGAAATCGGAGAGAAAGAAGGAATAGCTCTTTCTTACAAAAATTTTGGAAATATTTATGAAGATCAAAGCAATTATCCCGAAGCATTGAAGAATTATTTTGCTTCTTTAAAAATGGCCAAAGAAATTGGGGCTGAACAAAGTATTTCCCTAGCATACCTCAATATCGGAAATGTTTATACGAAACTAAAAAAATATAATGCTGCTTCTGAATATTTGGATAAAGGAATATTGCTTTCAAAGGAAATTGGTGCTTTGGAAGGAATTAAAGATGGTTACTTAAGATTAGCAACATTAGACAGCTCAAAGAGCAATTTTAAACAAGCTTATGAGCACCACAAACAATTTATTATTTACCGTGATAGTTTGGTAAATAATGAATACACAAAGAAAACGGTGGCTCTGCAAATGAATTATGATTTTGATAAAAAGCAGGATTCGCTCATAGCCTTACAGGCTAAAAAGGATTTGATATACTACAACGAAAAAAACAAACAACGCTTGTTGCGTAATGGTTTTATAGGAGGCTTTGCTGTAATGGCACTTTTTGCAGGCATATTTTTTCGCCAAAGGAACAAAATCAAAAAAGGCAAACAAAAAAGCGATGAACTCTTATTGAATATTCTTCCTTACGAAGTAGCAGAAGAGTTGAAAGATACCGGCACTTCCAAAGCAAAGAATTTTGATGAAGCAACGGTCATGTTCACTGATTTTAAAGACTTCACCAAAATCAGTGAGGAAATGAGCCCTGAAGAATTAGTCAAGGAAATTGATACTTGTTTTTCAGCATTCGACAGTATAATACAGAAGTATGGCGTAGAAAAAATAAAAACTATTGGTGATGCGTATATGTGTGCGGGGGGATTACCGGTTGCCAATCATTCACATGCAGAAGATGTAGTAAAAGCGGCTTTAGAGATTAGAGATTTTATGACCAATCATAACAAAGAAAAGGTGGCAAAAGGAGAAGTTCCATTTGAGATTCGAATTGGTATCAACTCAGGTCCGGTTGTAGCAGGAATCATAGGTGTGAGAAAGTTTGCATACGACATTTGGGGCGATACAGTAAATCTTGCTAACAGAATGGAAAGTCATGGCGGAGCAGGGAAAGTGAATATCTCAAGGAATACCTATGAATTGATTGAGCAAAAATTTATCTGCACGCATAGAGGAAAAATTATGACTAAAGGTAAGGGTGAAGTGGATATGTATTTTGTTGAGCAACAAATTTGAGATTAGCACATCCGCTAACATTGCCTATGAGCAAAAAGGGCTGAGTAGCAATTCGATCATTTGGTTCTTTAATAATCTGTTGTACTTTTACCAAGCAGATGATCTATGAATTCCCTTTAAGCTCATAGGCAAAAAACGTTACCTGCAAGCGTAGCGACTGCCCCGACCAACAGAAAGACTTCTGAAAAAGAACGTGGGATTTATACAACTTATTTCTGTAATTGTGTAACAGTTCATGGTGACATTATAGCTAACTTTGCTTCAATAAAATTTAAAACATCATGAACGGCAAAAACAACATCGCAATAGGATTTTTGACAATGGGCTTTTTTATGGCTTTTGGTTTTCTGTTAATTTATCTTCGTGACTTTGCACCAGGGAAAGTTGAATGGGCAAATTCTTATAGTATTGGAAAACATTTTGAAACCAGACTTGCCCACGTTCACGGAAACCTTTTTGCATTTCTAAATATACTCATTGGTTATTTATTGCTTCGTTTTAGCGACAAACTTAAAAATGTCAAAGCCATTTCTTGGTTAGCACTGACGGGTTTATTAATGCCACTTGGAATTTTATCCGAAGTTTATTTTGGCTTACCGCCTGTTTTAGTTTTAATAGGTGCAATTGCAATGACAGTTTCCGTGGTTTGGCTTGGAATTGCATTTCTTAAAATGAAGCCATTAACTCAATTATGAAAAAGGTAATACTTTATTTGGTAGTTGCTGTACTGACAGGCTTTGGTTTGTTGACAATATTTTTAAGCACTTCTGTAATTTTTGATTTGTTTGACGTTAGAGCAAAAGAAGGAAACTATGTTTTATTCGTTGTATGGTCTAATTTCATAAGTAGTTTCCTTTATCTTATTTCAGCTTATGGACTTCTTACTTCAAAAAATTGGACATATAAAGCATTAGGACTTTCAACGATAATTTTATCTTTTGCATTTGTTGGTTTTCTTTTCTATATCCAATCAGGTGGTATTCACGAAAATAAAACTGTTGGGGCAATGGTATTCAGAATTGCTTTGACTTTGGGATTTACTCTATTTGCATATTTCACTATTAATAAAAAGACAATCAAATGAACATAAAGGATTTGCATAAAGACACAAAAGCAATTTCAACAGCTTCTTTATTTAAAACAACAGAAAGCAATGTTACCTCAATTCAAATATTGGAAGACGAGCAATTAAAAGAACATATTACAAAAGTGCCAGCTTTATTGCTTTGTATGACAGGCGAAGCTATTTTTGAGAACGAAAATGGTATTAAACTGACATTGACAACAGGTGACTATGTAAACATTGAACCTAACATCAAGCATTGGATTAATGCAAAATCCACAAGCAACTTTATACTCATAAAGTAGTTTCACTTAAAGACAGAATAAATAGAACATTTCTATCGACAAAAACGCCAGCAGATAACAGCACCTACAAGAAATTGGCGGTTCAGTGCTTCGTATGACAATTTTTCGTATATTTAAGTGCAGTTGTTCGTATGAAGTTTTGTGATTAAAATCGCCAACTTCTTGTAGCTGCAAACCGTTATAGCCAATGGTAGGACGACCGTTTACAAGAAGACCGACCGACCTGAAATTTAAACATTAAAGCAAAGACAAACCATTTTGACAGGTGACCAAAAACATACAGACCATATTGCAACTGGACAGCATCTAAACCGACACGCTGACCAACGCTATGTTTTTTATTTTTTCCCCACCGCACAAAAAAAATTGAAATTCTGCCACTGCACAATTGGCACATTTGCAAGCCGCACAAGCCGACACACAAACCCAAGCTTGCAAAAGAGCCAATTCTCCCACCCGCCACATCACGACAATGACCGTTTTAAAGGCGAAAAATCGTATCTTGACCGACAAAAAACTGAACTGAATTAGATGGCAGAAAAAGAAGCTAAAGCAAGAATAAAAATTAATAAACTCCTTGAGGAATCAGGGTGGAGCTTCTTTGACACGGACAAAGGTAAAGCGACTATTAAACTTGAATCTTCCATCAAAATGGACGATTTAGGCGAAGATTTTGAAAATGCTAAAAGCGGTTTCATTGATTTTTTACTGGTTGACGAAAACCAAAACCCAATTCTTGTTTTAGAGGCGAAGAAAGAAAGTTTGAATCCACTTGTTGGAAAGGAACAAGCAAGGAATTACGCTAAATCACAAAAGGTTAAGTTCATTATTCTTTCAAACGGAACGCTACACTATTTATGGAATATCGAAACTGGAAACCCTGAACAAATTCAAGTGTTTCCGACATTGGAATCGATTAAACAGTATTATCATTTTAATCCCGAACCAAGCAAATTAGTTAGCGAACAAGTAAATGACGACTATGTTGTTTTAACTCAACTTCCGAACTACAAACAAATACCCGAATTTCAAGACGAACAAAAAAAGAAAGATTTAATCTTCAATTTAAAACTTCGTTTTCTTCGCTATTATCAAGTGGAGGCAATCAAAGCCGTTCAACAATCAGTAAGCGAAGGCAAAAAGCGTTTCTTGTTGGAAATGGCAACAGGCACAGGAAAGACTTTGACTGCTGCTGCATTAATCAAACTCTTTTACAGAACTGGAAATGCAAGACGCATTTTGTTTTTGGTTGACCGCTTGGAACTGGAAGAACAAGCAAGAAAAGATTTTACCAACTATTTGAAAAACGACATTACAACGGTTGTTTACAAAGAGAAGAAAAACGATTGGCGAAAAGCCGACATTGTTGTAACCACCATTCAATCATTGATGGTAAACAACAAATACAAAACACTTTTTTCACCGACAGACTTTGATTTAATTATTTCTGATGAATCGCACCGACTGTTAGGTGGCGGAAACAGCAGAGCCTTGTTTGAATATTTCTTGGGTTACAAATTGGGTTTAACCGCCACACCAAAAGACTATTTAAAACATTTAGACGCAGACGACATTGACGACCCAAGAGAATTGGAACGAAGAATGTTGCTGGACACTTACACAACCTTCGGTTGTGAGAGTGGCATTCCAACGTATCGTTATACGCTTGTGGACGGTGCAAAAGATGGCTATTTGCGACAACCGATTGTAGTTGACGCAAGAACAGACGTTACCACCAAACTTTTATCGGAACAAGGTTACGGCATTATGGTAACG
Above is a window of Chlorobiota bacterium DNA encoding:
- a CDS encoding TfoX/Sxy family protein, which codes for MAYDEHLANRVREKFVELPNVEEKEMMGGLTFMYNNKMCVGIIKDELMCRIDPTLHETVIEKIGCRTMDFTKRPMKGYIMIDENGMKSKADFDYWINLALDFNSKAKSSKKPKKPSH
- a CDS encoding tetratricopeptide repeat protein, whose product is MKKLITLLIIALLGVNCFAQDQHLIDSLSTLLKTAKEDTIKANILYSLSTTYIGINPDRATELANQCLTLSEHIDFKRGIGNAYSVIGCTHDVKGNYLPALEFNKKSLKVREEIRDKKGIAGSINNIGLIYYSLGNYPEALKNYFSALKMNEELGNKKWQAINLSNIGNIYIKQGNYPEALKNHFAAIKIYVEIGNKLDLADSYNNVGLIYGKQSNYAEALKNLFASLKINEEIGEKEGIALSYKNFGNIYEDQSNYPEALKNYFASLKMAKEIGAEQSISLAYLNIGNVYTKLKKYNAASEYLDKGILLSKEIGALEGIKDGYLRLATLDSSKSNFKQAYEHHKQFIIYRDSLVNNEYTKKTVALQMNYDFDKKQDSLIALQAKKDLIYYNEKNKQRLLRNGFIGGFAVMALFAGIFFRQRNKIKKGKQKSDELLLNILPYEVAEELKDTGTSKAKNFDEATVMFTDFKDFTKISEEMSPEELVKEIDTCFSAFDSIIQKYGVEKIKTIGDAYMCAGGLPVANHSHAEDVVKAALEIRDFMTNHNKEKVAKGEVPFEIRIGINSGPVVAGIIGVRKFAYDIWGDTVNLANRMESHGGAGKVNISRNTYELIEQKFICTHRGKIMTKGKGEVDMYFVEQQI